The Malus domestica chromosome 10, GDT2T_hap1 genome contains a region encoding:
- the LOC103412052 gene encoding uncharacterized protein encodes MPHSLVGKWRTTIFAPASPLSQARSFRSDAAFEALAKASQDKVPNLLLYNYPSFSGAFSALFAHLFHSRLNLPFLSLPFSSVEPFRVDELRTEGLERCYLVDFLGREGYAVELAQRASCEVIAFDHRKRVLPRIPSKEDCPKNLTFHVNLEKSSSRAVYDYFSAQLAGIKYANGMDASLLEPEDRDRVEMVLKYIEDGDLRRWSLPDIKAFSIGLGEWRSKLNCVTNPYMYEQLLEINAVDVIAKGMSYISARQKAANKLLDKVLKIRLGRGFYGECLGVRADGNSELSDEMAKQLSVESAAAGLRPIGAVIFMQRRNLKMCLRSTDTATDTSEVAKAFGGGGSPSSSSFIIRMDEYNQWVSGYSR; translated from the exons ATGCCTCATTCCCTTGTCGGAAAATGGAGAACCACCATCTTTGCGCCGGCTTCTCCGCTGTCACAAGCCCGGAGCTTCCGTTCAGACGCAGCGTTCGAAGCCCTGGCCAAAGCCTCTCAAGACAAAGTTCCCAACTTGCTTCTTTACAACTACCCTTCTTTCTCCGGAGCTTTCTCCGCTCTATTCGCTCATCTCTTTCACTCTCGCCTCAACCTCCCCTTTCTTTCTCTACCCTTCTCTTCCGTCGAACCCTTCAG AGTTGATGAGTTGCGGACTGAAGGGCTGGAAAGGTGCTATCTTGTTGATTTTCTTGGCCGGGAGGGATATGCGGTCGAGCTTGCGCAGAGAGCTTCGTGCGA gGTAATTGCTTTTGATCATCGAAAAAGGGTACTTCCACGGATACCCTCTAAGGAAGATTGTCCAAAGAACCTCACATTTCATGTCAATCTTGAAAAGAGCAGCTCTAGGGCTGTGTATGACTACTTTTCAGCTCAACTGGCCGGTATTAAATATGCTAAT GGAATGGATGCAAGTTTATTAGAACCTGAGGACAGAGATCGTGTAGAAATGGTACTTAAGTACATTGAGGATGGAGATCTCCGTCGGTGGAGCTTGCCTGATATTAAGGCATTTAGCATTGGACTCGGCGAATGGCGCTCCAAGTTAAATTGTGTTACTAATCCGTACATGTATGAACAG TTACTGGAAATAAATGCTGTGGATGTAATTGCCAAGGGGATGTCTTATATTTCCGCTCGCCAGAAAGCTGCAAACAAGTTACTGGATAAGGTTTTGAAAATAAGACTGGGCAGAGGGTTTTATGGGGAGTGTCTG GGAGTTAGAGCAGACGGGAATTCTGAGTTAAGTGATGAAATGGCCAAGCAGCTTAGTGTAGAAAGTGCTGCTGCTGGTCTTAG GCCTATTGGAGCGGTTATATTCATGCAACGAAGAAACCTGAAAATGTGTTTAAGGAGTACTGATACTGCTACTGATACCTCTGAAGTTGCAAAG GCATTTGGTGGAGGAGGCTCCCCAAGTTCTAGTTCTTTTATTATAAGAATGGATGAGTACAATCAGTGGGTTTCAGGATATTCAAGATGA
- the LOC103412061 gene encoding oligopeptide transporter 4-like, with product MGIMLPGRPIANVCFKTYGYMSMAQAVSFLNDFKLGHYMKIPPRSMFLVQFIGTILAGTVNLAVAHWLLNSIKNMCVDDPHSDSPWTCPNDRVFFDASVIWGLAGPKRIFGSLGNYGAMNWFFLGGAVGPVIVWVPHKAYPKQHWIRLINLPVLLGATGLMPPATALNYNSWIIVGTIFNFFVFRYRKNWWQRYNYILSAAMDAGVAFMAVLLYLSVGMENKSLTWWGANGEHCDLATCPTAKGIAVDGCPVN from the exons ATGGGAATCATGTTACCGGGAAGACCAATAGCCAATGTATGCTTCAAAACCTATGGCTATATGAGCATGGCTCAGGCAGTCTCCTTCCTGAATGATTTCAAGCTTGGGCATTACATGAAGATCCCTCCAAGATCAATGTTTTTAGTTCAG TTCATAGGAACGATTCTAGCAGGAACCGTCAACCTTGCAGTAGCACATTGGTTGCTAAACTCTATCAAGAATATGTGCGTGGATGATCCTCATTCGGATAGTCCTTGGACATGCCCAAATGACCGAGTTTTCTTTGATGCATCCGTGATATGGGGTTTGGCCGGACCTAAACGTATATTTGGATCTCTTGGAAACTATGGTGCCATGAACTGGTTCTTCCTTGGAGGTGCAGTAGGACCAGTCATTGTTTGGGTACCGCACAAGGCATACCCAAAGCAACATTGGATAAGGCTGATTAATCTTCCAGTCCTTCTGGGAGCAACAGGCTTGATGCCACCAGCAACAGCATTGAACTACAATTCCTGGATCATAGTCGGaaccattttcaatttttttgtcttCCGTTACAGGAAGAACTGGTGGCAGAGGTACAACTATATTCTTTCAGCAGCGATGGATGCTGGGGTGGCATTCATGGCAGTTCTATTGTACCTTTCAGTAGGCATGGAGAATAAAAGTTTGACCTGGTGGGGTGCAAATGGTGAACACTGTGACTTGGCTACTTGTCCAACCGCCAAGGGCATAGCAGTTGACGGTTGTCCGGTGAACTAA
- the LOC103422150 gene encoding uncharacterized protein, translating into MTIDVTSIEEQLAQMNEAIARLTRIVEEKDLQITALISRPEPQDCENPDPEDDLLKRGAGEEEEPPVEKVDVKPEPDQAAALIGSLSIQQLQEMITNTIKAQYEGSSHTSLFCSKPYSKKIDALKMPKGYQPPKFMQFDEKGNSKQHVAHFVETYNNTGTDGDYLAKQFVRSLKGNAFEWYTDLEPESINNWEQLEREFLNHFYSTRRTISMLELTSTKQWKDEPVIDYINRWRTLSLDCKDRISETSSIEICVQGMQWGLHYILQAIKPRTFDELATRAHDMELGIAKS; encoded by the coding sequence atgaccatcgacgttacctccatcgaagaacaactggctcaaatgaatgaagcgatcgcaaggctaacacgaattgtggaagaaaaagacttgcaaatcactGCACTCATCAGCCGACCGGAGCCACAGGACTGCGAGaaccccgacccagaggatgatctaCTAAAGAGAGGAGCTGGCGAAGAAGAGGAACCTCCGGTGGAGAAagtcgatgtgaagccggagccagaccaagcagcggcactcataggatctctttctatccagcagctgcaagagatgatcactaacaccatcaaggcacagtacgaagggagctcacatacctcattgTTTTGCtcgaagccctactccaagaagattgatgccctaaagatgccaaagggttatcaaccaccaaagttcatgcagtttgatgaaAAAGGAAActcaaagcagcacgttgcacatttcgtcgaaacttacAACAACACGGGGACGGatggagactacctcgccaagcagtttgtgcgctcgctgaaaggaaacgcctttgagtggtacacggacctagagcctgagtccatcaacaactgggagcaattggaaagagaattccttaatcacttctacagcacccgccgcactataagcatgctggagctgacgAGTACGAAGCAATGGAAAGATGAGCCAGTCATAGACTATATCAATCGATGGCGCACTTTAAGTCTCGACTGCAAAGACAGAATTTCGGAGACCTCATCGATTGAGAtatgtgttcaaggcatgcagtgGGGATTACATTACATCCTTCAAGCCATCAAACCACGTACCTTTGATGAGttagccacccgcgcccatgacatggagttgggCATCGCCAAATCATAG
- the LOC103422142 gene encoding uncharacterized protein isoform X1, producing the protein MELPDEEAVTNGEAEEMDKGPSAEAPLQEPHSYRSHFGGMVRKKAYIFDGLGNFYNKEWDLTEGRGNEFCWYHVELPKGHQKLSQSAQYLIGVLCPPLKLQDILSLVSNGPFCGYVDGALVFRVNSPGPPSSDFTFRIAARITKNSVITVSLGRVPRLGFSPVGQSLLSEIPSVESPSYHRGEQREKSGIVIGEHVLEFLLTMNHSEEADNPVPKSVSNLVVHIVDTHVDHLQDVVTKLEIELDSVELQMDKGGLALKKQMLDDRRFPKMHLDLQRLLQVIAHGEQVFPRVRERCSSKQWFLSEDITSLEELIGRLRRLKENVGFIANRVTAIQAGLDSWQAEQINRKLYYLSFLSIIFLPLSIVTGVFGMNVGGVPWTEQKDPTVKDGFRNVMLLCVAMLLLALLCFSFPVFYTRIAAWHRRRVMKRSWSLNRKSYLKRTHGIEAQERKGYLRI; encoded by the exons ATGGAGCTACCTGATGAGGAAGCCGTCACAAACGGAGAGGCGGAGGAAATGGACAAAGGGCCCTCTGCGGAGGCTCCTCTTCAGGAGCCCCATTCCTACCGGAGTCATTTTGGGGGGATGGTGAGGAAGAAAGCTTATATCTTTGATGGTCTTGGAAATTTTTACAACAAGGAATGGGATCTTACAGAAGGTAGAGGCAATGAGTTCTGTTGGTACCATGTTGAACTTCCAAAAGGACATCAGAAGCTTTCTCAGTCTGCACAATACCTCATTGGTGTTCTTTGCCCGCCTTTGAAACTCCAGGATATTCTCTCTCTTGTCAGCAATGGACCATTTTGTGGGTATGTTGATGGGGCTCTGGTCTTCAGAGTCAACTCTCCTGGCCCTCCCTCCAGTGATTTCACATTTAGAATTGCTGCTAGAATTACTAAGAATTCAGTGATCACTGTGTCTTTGGGCCGGGTTCCCAGATTGGGTTTCTCACCGGTGGGTCAATCTCTTCTCTCAGAGATTCCTAGTGTGGAGAGTCCCTCATATCATAGAGGTGAGCAGAGGGAAAAGAGCGGGATTGTCATAGGGGAGCATGTTCTTGAGTTCTTATTGACAATGAATCACTCTGAGGAAGCCGATAATCCCGTGCCAAAATCTGTCTCAAATCTTGTAGTTCATATTGTTGACACGCATGTGGACCACCTCCAAGATGTTGTGACTAAACTTGAGATAGAGTTGGATTCTGTTGAGCTTCAGATGGATAAAG GTGGGCTTGCTTTAAAGAAACAAATGCTGGATGACAGGAGATTTCCTAAAATGCATCTAGATCTGCAGCGGCTCCTACAG GTGATTGCTCATGGGGAGCAAGTTTTTCCTCGCGTCAGAGAAAGATGTTCCTCTAAGCAATGGTTTTTGAGTGAAGATATTACCTCTCTTGAAGAGCTGATCGGACGGTTGAGGAGGCTAAAGGAGAATGTAGGCTTTATAGCAAATCGTGTCACGGCGATACAGGCTGGTCTAGACAGTTGGCAAGCTGAGCAGATAAACAGGAAACTGTATTATCTCTCATTCCTATCTATAATATTCCTTCCTTTATCCATCGTGACCGGAG TGTTTGGCATGAATGTGGGGGGAGTTCCATGGACGGAACAAAAGGACCCGACGGTGAAAGATGGTTTCCGTAATGTCATGTTACTCTGTGTAGCTATGCTTCTTCTGGCACTTCTCTGCTTCAGCTTTCCTGTTTTTTATACCCGAATAGCTGCTTGGCACAGGAGAAGAGTCATGAAGAGGAGCTGGTCCCTCAACAGGAAGTCATACCTAAAGAGAACCCATGGAATTGAAGCTCAAGAAAGAAAGGGCTACCTCCGCATTTGA
- the LOC103422142 gene encoding uncharacterized protein isoform X2, with protein MELPDEEAVTNGEAEEMDKGPSAEAPLQEPHSYRSHFGGMVRKKAYIFDGLGNFYNKEWDLTEGRGNEFCWYHVELPKGHQKLSQSAQYLIGVLCPPLKLQDILSLVSNGPFCGYVDGALVFRVNSPGPPSSDFTFRIAARITKNSVITVSLGRVPRLGFSPVGQSLLSEIPSVESPSYHRGEQREKSGIVIGEHVLEFLLTMNHSEEADNPVPKSVSNLVVHIVDTHVDHLQDVVTKLEIELDSVELQMDKGGLALKKQMLDDRRFPKMHLDLQRLLQVIAHGEQVFPRVRERCSSKQWFLSEDITSLEELIGRLRRLKENVGFIANRVTAIQAGLDSWQAEQINRKLYYLSFLSIIFLPLSIVTGVFGMNVGGVPWTEQKDPTVKDGFPAWHRRRVMKRSWSLNRKSYLKRTHGIEAQERKGYLRI; from the exons ATGGAGCTACCTGATGAGGAAGCCGTCACAAACGGAGAGGCGGAGGAAATGGACAAAGGGCCCTCTGCGGAGGCTCCTCTTCAGGAGCCCCATTCCTACCGGAGTCATTTTGGGGGGATGGTGAGGAAGAAAGCTTATATCTTTGATGGTCTTGGAAATTTTTACAACAAGGAATGGGATCTTACAGAAGGTAGAGGCAATGAGTTCTGTTGGTACCATGTTGAACTTCCAAAAGGACATCAGAAGCTTTCTCAGTCTGCACAATACCTCATTGGTGTTCTTTGCCCGCCTTTGAAACTCCAGGATATTCTCTCTCTTGTCAGCAATGGACCATTTTGTGGGTATGTTGATGGGGCTCTGGTCTTCAGAGTCAACTCTCCTGGCCCTCCCTCCAGTGATTTCACATTTAGAATTGCTGCTAGAATTACTAAGAATTCAGTGATCACTGTGTCTTTGGGCCGGGTTCCCAGATTGGGTTTCTCACCGGTGGGTCAATCTCTTCTCTCAGAGATTCCTAGTGTGGAGAGTCCCTCATATCATAGAGGTGAGCAGAGGGAAAAGAGCGGGATTGTCATAGGGGAGCATGTTCTTGAGTTCTTATTGACAATGAATCACTCTGAGGAAGCCGATAATCCCGTGCCAAAATCTGTCTCAAATCTTGTAGTTCATATTGTTGACACGCATGTGGACCACCTCCAAGATGTTGTGACTAAACTTGAGATAGAGTTGGATTCTGTTGAGCTTCAGATGGATAAAG GTGGGCTTGCTTTAAAGAAACAAATGCTGGATGACAGGAGATTTCCTAAAATGCATCTAGATCTGCAGCGGCTCCTACAG GTGATTGCTCATGGGGAGCAAGTTTTTCCTCGCGTCAGAGAAAGATGTTCCTCTAAGCAATGGTTTTTGAGTGAAGATATTACCTCTCTTGAAGAGCTGATCGGACGGTTGAGGAGGCTAAAGGAGAATGTAGGCTTTATAGCAAATCGTGTCACGGCGATACAGGCTGGTCTAGACAGTTGGCAAGCTGAGCAGATAAACAGGAAACTGTATTATCTCTCATTCCTATCTATAATATTCCTTCCTTTATCCATCGTGACCGGAG TGTTTGGCATGAATGTGGGGGGAGTTCCATGGACGGAACAAAAGGACCCGACGGTGAAAGATGGTTTCC CTGCTTGGCACAGGAGAAGAGTCATGAAGAGGAGCTGGTCCCTCAACAGGAAGTCATACCTAAAGAGAACCCATGGAATTGAAGCTCAAGAAAGAAAGGGCTACCTCCGCATTTGA
- the LOC103429530 gene encoding heat shock 70 kDa protein, mitochondrial, which yields MATAALLRSLRRRDVASAPLCAYRSLNSVSKSSHLAQKWASLARPFSSKPAGNDVIGIDLGTTNSCVAVMEGKNPKVIENSEGARTTPSVVAFNQKGELLVGTPAKRQAVTNPTNTVFGTKRLIGRRFDDPQTQKEMKMVPYKIVKAPNGDAWVEVNGQQYSPSQIGAFVLTKMKETAEAYLGKSVSKAVITVPAYFNDAQRQATKDAGRIAGLDVQRIINEPTAAALSYGMNNKEGLIAVFDLGGGTFDVSILEISNGVFEVKATNGDTFLGGEDFDNALLDFLVSEFKRTEGIDLAKDRLALQRLREAAEKAKIELSSTSQTEINLPFITADSSGAKHLNITLTRSKFESLVNHLIERTKAPCKNCLKDANTSIKDVDEVLLVGGMTRVPKVQEVVTEIFGKSPSKGVNPDESVAMGAAIQGGILRGDVKELLLLDVTPLSLGIETLGGIFTRLISRNTTIPTKKSQVFSTAADNQTQVGIKVLQGEREMASDNKMLGEFELVGIPPAPRGLPQIEVTFDIDANGIVTVSAKDKATNKEQQITIRSSGGLTDEEIEKMVREAELHAQRDQERKALIDLRNSADTTIYSIEKSLNEYRDKVPSEVAKEIEDAVADLRKAIGEDNADEIKAKLDAANKAVSKIGEHMSKGSGGDSSSGGSQGGGDQAPEADYEEVKK from the exons ATGGCCACCGCCGCCTTGCTCCGCTCGCTACGACGCCGTGATGTCGCATCGGCTCCTCTCTGCGCCTACCGATCC TTGAACAGTGTGTCTAAGTCGTCGCATCTAGCTCAAAAATGGGCAAGCTTGGCAAGACCTTTCAG TTCCAAACCTGCTGGAAATGATGTTATTGGCATTGACTTGGGTACAACCAACTCATGTGTGGCGGTGATGGAAGGAAAG AACCCCAAAGTGATTGAGAATTCCGAAGGAGCTCGAACCACACCATCAGTAGTTGCTTTCAACCAGAAAGGAGAACTATTGGTTGGTACTCCAGCAAAGCGTCAAGCTGTTACCAACCCCACAAACACTGTTTTTGGAACCAAGCGTCTGATTGGTAGACGCTTTGATGATCCCCAAACGCAAAAAGAAATGAAGATGGTTCCATACAAGATTGTAAAGGCTCCAAATGGAGATGCTTGGGTTGAAGTCAACGGACAGCAGTACTCCCCAAGCCAAATTGGAGCCTTTGTTCTAACAAAGATGAAAGAGACTGCGGAGGCTTACCTTGGAAAGAGTGTCTCAAAAGCTGTGATTACAGTTCCAGCTTATTTCAATGATGCACAGAGACAAGCAACCAAGGATGCTGGCAGAATTGCAGGTCTAGATGTTCAGAGAATCATCAATGAGCCAACAGCTGCTGCACTTTCTTATGGTATGAACAACAAGGAAGGGCTAATAGCCGTGTTTGATCTTGGTGGTGGAACGTTTGATGTATCCATTCTCGAGATATCCAATGGCGTTTTTGAG GTGAAAGCAACAAACGGCGACACATTCTTGGGAGGAGAGGACTTTGACAATGCTTTGTTGGACTTCTTGGTGAGTGAATTCAAGAGGACGGAGGGTATTGATTTGGCAAAGGATAGGCTCGCCTTGCAGAGGCTTAGGGAGGCAGCTGAGAAGGCTAAGATTGAACTTTCATCAACATCTCAAACCGAGATAAACCTTCCCTTCATCACAGCTGATTCTTCAGGTGCTAAACATCTGAACATCACATTAACTAGATCCAAATTTGAAAGTCTGGTGAATCACTTGATTGAGAGGACAAAGGCCCCGTGTAAGAACTGTTTGAAGGATGCTAATACATCCATTAAGGATGTGGATGAGGTTCTTCTTGTTGGAGGGATGACACGTGTTCCCAAAGTGCAAGAGGTCGTTACAGAAATATTTGGAAAGAGCCCAAGCAAAGGAGTGAATCCTGATGAGTCTGTTGCTATGGGAGCTGCCATCCAAGGAGGTATCCTTCGTGGGGATGTGAAGGAGTTGCTTCTTTTGGATGTTACTCCTCTGTCACTAGGTATTGAAACATTAGGTGGAATCTTCACCAGGCTGATTAGTCGCAACACGACAATTCCGACCAAGAAGAGTCAG GTGTTTTCGACTGCAGCTGACAACCAAACCCAAGTGGGTATCAAGGTGCTACAAGGAGAGCGTGAGATGGCTTCTGACAACAAGATGTTGGGAGAGTTTGAACTTGTAGGCATTCCTCCTGCACCAAGAGGCCTGCCTCAGATCGAAGTCACCTTTGATATTGATGCCAATGGTATTGTCACTGTTTCTGCCAAGGACAAGGCCACCAACAAAGAACAGCAGATTACTATCCGCTCATCTGGAGGTCTAACTGACGAGGAGATAGAAAAGATGGTCAGGGAAGCAGAGCTGCATGCTCAGAGAGATCAGGAGAGGAAAGCATTGATTGACCTCAGAAATAGTGCGGATACAACGATCTACAGTATTGAGAAGAGCTTGAACGAGTATCGTGACAAGGTTCCAAGTGAAGTTGCCAAAGAAATTGAGGATGCGGTAGCAGATTTGAGGAAGGCAATAGGAGAGGACAATGCCGACGAAATCAAGGCCAAGCTTGATGCCGCAAACAAAGCTGTTTCTAAGATTGGGGAACACATGTCAAAGGGTTCTGGTGGCGACTCATCTTCCGGTGGATCACAGGGTGGAGGAGACCAAGCTCCCGAAGCAGATTACGAAGAAGTGAAGAAGTGA